In Zingiber officinale cultivar Zhangliang chromosome 1A, Zo_v1.1, whole genome shotgun sequence, a genomic segment contains:
- the LOC122036928 gene encoding uncharacterized protein LOC122036928 isoform X4 — MKMSADQNLSFHYGGALPPSFNNQNVVPFQPAAMSNAAGLISEGMYASDGVSNMGGMILPGHPVTQSYTSSVLSLPGNLSRNIILDPVPPLKLSPAATANWALEELYVLRQGLIEHATEPTNIMKYIKIAAKLPEKTVRDVAMRCRLIAKETGKRRKLRSYCLEKKEKVAFSSSLSTAPSVQTESTTSFSLRMHDLPTNNQFSQGASLVNTETQRLLIENFNLLNQIGSNLELSKVEDNINLFYRTRENISTILNRMSGTQGSMSQLPPLPVLIDDNLFQSILPLASQIHVPGNTSLREEPRYW, encoded by the exons ATGAAAATGTCGGCTGATCAGAATTTGAGTTTTCACTATGGAGGAGCCCTTCCTCCATCTTTTAACAATCAAAACGTAGTTCCTTTTCAACCAGCAGCAATGAGCAATGCGGCAgggttgatatccgagggaatgTATGCTTCAGATGGTGTTAGCAACATGGGAGGGATGATCTTGCCAGGCCACCCTGTAACACAAAGTTACACTTCTTCTGTCTTGTCACTGCCTGGTAATCTTTCAAGGAACATCATTCTTGACCCAGTGCCCCCTCTCAAGCTCAGTCCAGCGGCAACTGCCAATTGGGCTCTGGAGGAATTATATGTGTTGAGGCAAGGCCTTATAGA ACATGCTACTGAGCCAACTAATATAATGAAGTATATCAAGATAGCAGCTAAGCTGCCTGAGAAGACAGTGAGGGATGTCGCCATGAGGTGCCGGTTGATAGCT AAGGAGACCGGTAAAAGACGCAAGCTAAGAAGTTACTGTTTAGAAAAGAAG GAAAAGGTGGCGTTTTCTTCCTCACTGAGTACTGCACCTTCTGTTCAAACGGAGAGCACAACCTCCTTTTCTCTGAGGATGCATGATTTGCCCACAAATAATCAGTTCAGTCAAGGTG CTTCTCTAGTGAACACTGAGACACAACGCCTTCTAATCGAGAATTTTAACCTTCTCAATCAGATTGGATCGAACCTTGAATTGAGTAAG GTAGAAGATAATATCAACCTATTCTATCGTACAAGAGAAAACATATCAACCATTTTAAATAG GATGAGTGGCACACAGGGAAGTATGAGTCAGTTGCCTCCATTGCCCGTGTTAATTGATGACAACCTTTTTCAGTCCATTCTTCCCCTTGCTAGTCAG ATTCATGTACCTGGTAACACTTCTTTAAGGGAAGAACCAAGATACTGGTGA
- the LOC122036928 gene encoding uncharacterized protein LOC122036928 isoform X3: MKMSADQNLSFHYGGALPPSFNNQNVVPFQPAAMSNAAGLISEGMYASDGVSNMGGMILPGHPVTQSYTSSVLSLPGNLSRNIILDPVPPLKLSPAATANWALEELYVLRQGLIEHATEPTNIMKYIKIAAKLPEKTVRDVAMRCRLIAETGKRRKLRSYCLEKKEKVAFSSSLSTAPSVQTESTTSFSLRMHDLPTNNQFSQGASLVNTETQRLLIENFNLLNQIGSNLELSKVEDNINLFYRTRENISTILNRDSVFSLNRMSGTQGSMSQLPPLPVLIDDNLFQSILPLASQIHVPGNTSLREEPRYW, from the exons ATGAAAATGTCGGCTGATCAGAATTTGAGTTTTCACTATGGAGGAGCCCTTCCTCCATCTTTTAACAATCAAAACGTAGTTCCTTTTCAACCAGCAGCAATGAGCAATGCGGCAgggttgatatccgagggaatgTATGCTTCAGATGGTGTTAGCAACATGGGAGGGATGATCTTGCCAGGCCACCCTGTAACACAAAGTTACACTTCTTCTGTCTTGTCACTGCCTGGTAATCTTTCAAGGAACATCATTCTTGACCCAGTGCCCCCTCTCAAGCTCAGTCCAGCGGCAACTGCCAATTGGGCTCTGGAGGAATTATATGTGTTGAGGCAAGGCCTTATAGA ACATGCTACTGAGCCAACTAATATAATGAAGTATATCAAGATAGCAGCTAAGCTGCCTGAGAAGACAGTGAGGGATGTCGCCATGAGGTGCCGGTTGATAGCT GAGACCGGTAAAAGACGCAAGCTAAGAAGTTACTGTTTAGAAAAGAAG GAAAAGGTGGCGTTTTCTTCCTCACTGAGTACTGCACCTTCTGTTCAAACGGAGAGCACAACCTCCTTTTCTCTGAGGATGCATGATTTGCCCACAAATAATCAGTTCAGTCAAGGTG CTTCTCTAGTGAACACTGAGACACAACGCCTTCTAATCGAGAATTTTAACCTTCTCAATCAGATTGGATCGAACCTTGAATTGAGTAAG GTAGAAGATAATATCAACCTATTCTATCGTACAAGAGAAAACATATCAACCATTTTAAATAG GGACTCTGTTTTTTCTTTGAACAGGATGAGTGGCACACAGGGAAGTATGAGTCAGTTGCCTCCATTGCCCGTGTTAATTGATGACAACCTTTTTCAGTCCATTCTTCCCCTTGCTAGTCAG ATTCATGTACCTGGTAACACTTCTTTAAGGGAAGAACCAAGATACTGGTGA
- the LOC122036928 gene encoding uncharacterized protein LOC122036928 isoform X1, which translates to MKMSADQNLSFHYGGALPPSFNNQNVVPFQPAAMSNAAGLISEGMYASDGVSNMGGMILPGHPVTQSYTSSVLSLPGNLSRNIILDPVPPLKLSPAATANWALEELYVLRQGLIEHATEPTNIMKYIKIAAKLPEKTVRDVAMRCRLIAKETGKRRKLRSYCLEKKEKVAFSSSLSTAPSVQTESTTSFSLRMHDLPTNNQFSQGASLVNTETQRLLIENFNLLNQIGSNLELSKVEDNINLFYRTRENISTILNRDSVFSLNRMSGTQGSMSQLPPLPVLIDDNLFQSILPLASQIHVPGNTSLREEPRYW; encoded by the exons ATGAAAATGTCGGCTGATCAGAATTTGAGTTTTCACTATGGAGGAGCCCTTCCTCCATCTTTTAACAATCAAAACGTAGTTCCTTTTCAACCAGCAGCAATGAGCAATGCGGCAgggttgatatccgagggaatgTATGCTTCAGATGGTGTTAGCAACATGGGAGGGATGATCTTGCCAGGCCACCCTGTAACACAAAGTTACACTTCTTCTGTCTTGTCACTGCCTGGTAATCTTTCAAGGAACATCATTCTTGACCCAGTGCCCCCTCTCAAGCTCAGTCCAGCGGCAACTGCCAATTGGGCTCTGGAGGAATTATATGTGTTGAGGCAAGGCCTTATAGA ACATGCTACTGAGCCAACTAATATAATGAAGTATATCAAGATAGCAGCTAAGCTGCCTGAGAAGACAGTGAGGGATGTCGCCATGAGGTGCCGGTTGATAGCT AAGGAGACCGGTAAAAGACGCAAGCTAAGAAGTTACTGTTTAGAAAAGAAG GAAAAGGTGGCGTTTTCTTCCTCACTGAGTACTGCACCTTCTGTTCAAACGGAGAGCACAACCTCCTTTTCTCTGAGGATGCATGATTTGCCCACAAATAATCAGTTCAGTCAAGGTG CTTCTCTAGTGAACACTGAGACACAACGCCTTCTAATCGAGAATTTTAACCTTCTCAATCAGATTGGATCGAACCTTGAATTGAGTAAG GTAGAAGATAATATCAACCTATTCTATCGTACAAGAGAAAACATATCAACCATTTTAAATAG GGACTCTGTTTTTTCTTTGAACAGGATGAGTGGCACACAGGGAAGTATGAGTCAGTTGCCTCCATTGCCCGTGTTAATTGATGACAACCTTTTTCAGTCCATTCTTCCCCTTGCTAGTCAG ATTCATGTACCTGGTAACACTTCTTTAAGGGAAGAACCAAGATACTGGTGA
- the LOC122036965 gene encoding defensin Ec-AMP-D2-like: MESYKRMLPALFLLCFLLMSSEMGTRVVVARRCQSQSHKFVGQCVRPLKCANVCRTEGPFTGGVCRGTQPNRKCYCIKNC; the protein is encoded by the exons ATGGAGTCCTACAAGAGAATGCTTCCTGCATTGTTCTTGCTCTGCTTCCTTCTCATGTCATCTG AGATGGGGACGAGGGTTGTGGTGGCGAGGAGATGCCAGTCTCAGAGCCACAAGTTCGTGGGGCAGTGCGTGAGGCCGCTCAAATGCGCCAACGTGTGCCGTACGGAGGGGCCGTTCACTGGAGGGGTATGCCGTGGTACCCAGCCCAACCGCAAATGCTACTGCATCAAGAATTGCTAA
- the LOC122036928 gene encoding uncharacterized protein LOC122036928 isoform X2 produces the protein MKMSADQNLSFHYGGALPPSFNNQNVVPFQPAAMSNAAGLISEGMYASDGVSNMGGMILPGHPVTQSYTSSVLSLPGNLSRNIILDPVPPLKLSPAATANWALEELYVLRQGLIEHATEPTNIMKYIKIAAKLPEKTVRDVAMRCRLIAKETGKRRKLRSYCLEKKEKVAFSSSLSTAPSVQTESTTSFSLRMHDLPTNNQFSQASLVNTETQRLLIENFNLLNQIGSNLELSKVEDNINLFYRTRENISTILNRDSVFSLNRMSGTQGSMSQLPPLPVLIDDNLFQSILPLASQIHVPGNTSLREEPRYW, from the exons ATGAAAATGTCGGCTGATCAGAATTTGAGTTTTCACTATGGAGGAGCCCTTCCTCCATCTTTTAACAATCAAAACGTAGTTCCTTTTCAACCAGCAGCAATGAGCAATGCGGCAgggttgatatccgagggaatgTATGCTTCAGATGGTGTTAGCAACATGGGAGGGATGATCTTGCCAGGCCACCCTGTAACACAAAGTTACACTTCTTCTGTCTTGTCACTGCCTGGTAATCTTTCAAGGAACATCATTCTTGACCCAGTGCCCCCTCTCAAGCTCAGTCCAGCGGCAACTGCCAATTGGGCTCTGGAGGAATTATATGTGTTGAGGCAAGGCCTTATAGA ACATGCTACTGAGCCAACTAATATAATGAAGTATATCAAGATAGCAGCTAAGCTGCCTGAGAAGACAGTGAGGGATGTCGCCATGAGGTGCCGGTTGATAGCT AAGGAGACCGGTAAAAGACGCAAGCTAAGAAGTTACTGTTTAGAAAAGAAG GAAAAGGTGGCGTTTTCTTCCTCACTGAGTACTGCACCTTCTGTTCAAACGGAGAGCACAACCTCCTTTTCTCTGAGGATGCATGATTTGCCCACAAATAATCAGTTCAGTCAAG CTTCTCTAGTGAACACTGAGACACAACGCCTTCTAATCGAGAATTTTAACCTTCTCAATCAGATTGGATCGAACCTTGAATTGAGTAAG GTAGAAGATAATATCAACCTATTCTATCGTACAAGAGAAAACATATCAACCATTTTAAATAG GGACTCTGTTTTTTCTTTGAACAGGATGAGTGGCACACAGGGAAGTATGAGTCAGTTGCCTCCATTGCCCGTGTTAATTGATGACAACCTTTTTCAGTCCATTCTTCCCCTTGCTAGTCAG ATTCATGTACCTGGTAACACTTCTTTAAGGGAAGAACCAAGATACTGGTGA